The following nucleotide sequence is from Leptospira barantonii.
ACTTAGGAATCAAACTGGTCTTTCAACCTTGGAAGAGGGACGAAAAGAGAAGGCGTTCAGAAGATTAGAATGGCTTTGTCCATTCTATAAAATCGGATCAGCTTTTTAAACGAGGCGCTGGCCCCGGTGATCACCAAGGTTCTGTTTTTCAAACGAAGATCGAACGCAAACGAAAGAATTTTCATCGCGACCGGAAGCGGCAAAATCTTGACTCCGCTCAGATTGATTTTCACATGAAGACTGGATTGATAGAATACGAGCGCGAACACGGATTTTAATTCGTCGAAAGCCAACTCGTCGAAGGACGCGACCAAAGGAATCACCTCGGTCGACTGACGGTTTTTTCGAATTTCAAAATGTTCGTATCTCTGAATCGGATCCACAAGGTCATTGCTTCGCGTTTTTAAAAACGAATCAAGAGGAAAACGAAACTCAGATGAACGAACTCAGTCGAGAGATGCTCGTCAAACGATCCAAATTCTTATCCGCGATCCGCAGATTTTTCGAGGAAAGGGATTATTTGGAAACGGACACTCCCTTTCTCAAAGGTATACCTTCGATGGAACCGTATCTCGATCCTTTTTTGGTACATTCTCCCTCGAAAAAAGAAAAGGGTTATCTCATTACATCTCCTGAATATTCCCTCAAAGAAATTTTGTCCAAGGGTTTGGAAAGAATCTACGAGATCGCTCATACGTTTCGTTCCGGCGAGGAAGGAAGTCCGTATCACAGCGCCGAGTTTTTGATGTTGGAATTTTATACGGTCGGAATGAAACTCGATGGTCTGATGGATTTCTGCACGGAACTTTTGGAGTTTTTGAATCGGGAATTTCATCCTTTCGGTTTTGATCCGAAGAACATACGGAGAATCTCCGTGGAAAACGCCCTCAAAGAATTCGCGGGTTGCGGAATTTCCAAAGAGGAACTCGATCGAACGATTTCGCTTAACAAATTGAGCGAGATCCCCGCGGAAAAAAGAGCTTACGAAGATTCGTTTTTTATTGTATTCTTAAACTTAGTGGAGGCGCATCTTCCGAAAGGTTTTACTTTTTTATACGATTATCCGCCGGAACTCGCGGCTCTTTCCAAAATCGAATCCGGTTTCGGGAAACGTTTCGAGTTGTATTACGGAAATCTGGAATTGGGAAACGCGTTTCAGGAACTGACCGATCCGATCGAACAGATCTTCCGCTTTCGTTCCGAACAGGAACTCCGAAAGAATTTAGGGAAGGAAGTTTTCGAGATCGATGGCGGTTTGGAACGCGCGCTCAAGGAGGGGATTCCGGATTGCTCGGGAATTTCGATCGGCTTGGATCGACTTTTACTTTGTGTTCTCGGCGGGAATTCTCTTCGGGAAATCAGTCCATATTACGGTAAGTTCTGAGCGTTCCGCATTCAATTTCGGTCTTCTCGGGACCGAACTTATAATAGAGAGTAAAACTTTGGTTGCAGGGAAAGAATTCTTCCCTAAATCTTGGTGCGGCGGGGATCCATGGCGAAAAAAGAGAACTACTACGTAACTATCAAAGGTAGAAAATACGATCGAGAGTTGATTAAACTCGCGGAAGAATTCACTTCCGGCAAACGCGATGGAAGAATTTCGGTTAACGACGCGAAACAACTTTTAAAGGCCGTCAAAGATAACAACAGTTATACGGACATAGAAAAACATACGATCGAATACATCCGCGAGAATTTTAAATTCACCGAAAAATCGGACGAATGGTTCCGCACCGAAATCCGCAAGTGGGCTTCTAAAAAAGTCCAAGAGGCGAAGAAGAAGGGCGCGGGTTCCGAGTCCATCGTCGTTGACGAGGAAGAAGCTCCGGACGCGAACTTTCCTTCCAGTTGGTCTGAAGACAAGGGCAACGTCTACGAAACTCCCGCAAAAGAATATACGAATTACATTCCGACTCCTTCCGCAAAACCGCATCTGAAAAAGGACAAAACCGTTCCGATCCTGATCTTTCTGGCGGGGCTTTTGATTCTTACGGGATTGATCTATTTCTTTTGGACCTTATTCTCCGGTGAAAACAAAAACCGCTCCGAG
It contains:
- the epmA gene encoding EF-P lysine aminoacylase EpmA, with amino-acid sequence MNELSREMLVKRSKFLSAIRRFFEERDYLETDTPFLKGIPSMEPYLDPFLVHSPSKKEKGYLITSPEYSLKEILSKGLERIYEIAHTFRSGEEGSPYHSAEFLMLEFYTVGMKLDGLMDFCTELLEFLNREFHPFGFDPKNIRRISVENALKEFAGCGISKEELDRTISLNKLSEIPAEKRAYEDSFFIVFLNLVEAHLPKGFTFLYDYPPELAALSKIESGFGKRFELYYGNLELGNAFQELTDPIEQIFRFRSEQELRKNLGKEVFEIDGGLERALKEGIPDCSGISIGLDRLLLCVLGGNSLREISPYYGKF
- a CDS encoding anti-sigma factor antagonist, whose translation is MDPIQRYEHFEIRKNRQSTEVIPLVASFDELAFDELKSVFALVFYQSSLHVKINLSGVKILPLPVAMKILSFAFDLRLKNRTLVITGASASFKKLIRFYRMDKAILIF